In Haliscomenobacter hydrossis DSM 1100, the DNA window AGCGGATTTATATCAGCCTACCCTTTTTATGCCCCAAAAAGAACAGTTTTGGAGTCTTCTTTTGTTCATTTCTCACAAAAATAGGTAGATCTGCGTAGCCCAATTACGCAGAATCGCCGATGTTTTCAGGCCCTGTGGTGCTGCATCTTTGTGAGGTCAAGTACGACAATCAATTTTTTACTTCAAAACATCAAAACCTTACAAACATGAAAAATTTATTGGTCAACACATTCTTTTTTGCTGCATTGGTTCTTTCTGCTCAAAATTTGCAAGCCCAAGCGCCCAAAATGGAGAATGCTGAAATGGTCAAAGCTTATCTAAAAACCATTTACACGGCTTATGAAAAAGGAAACATCGAAGAAATGTTTTCTTACTACACCCAAGATGCTGCTGAGATTGGCCCTGACGGGAGTTTAACTTCTGGCTTAGCTGCCCTAAAAGCAAGTTGGGCTTCTTTTGAAAAAATGATGGATGCAAAACCAAAGTTCACTTACAACCTGACCTCCTCTCGCATGATTACCCCTGATGTAGCCATCGTCACCTGGGATTCTGAGGCAGATATTAAAATAGGGGGTCAACAAGTGGGTGGTAAAGCCACTGCTGTAGCCGTTTTGGTAAAAAAAGGCACCCGCTGGATGATTGAATTCGATGGAATGACACCTGTAATTCCTATGCCGGAAATGGCAACAACTGGCAACAAGTAATCCCCAGTTAAGCATACTTGCAGCACGATAGAATCGATCATAGCCACGCTGTTCAGCACTATGGTAGATTCTATCGTGCTCTCGTGTGTCTAAAAGCCATCATCACTTCACACAATTCGATAAAAAATTACGCTATGACTTTGGCCAAAAACAAAATTATTCTTGTAGTTGGAGCTACCGGAAAACAAGGTGGAGCAGTATGCAGGCACTTGATACAAGCCGGAATTAAGGTTAGAGCATTGACCAGAAAGCCGGAGGGCGAGTCAGCCAAGGCGCTCCGCACGCTGGGCATTGAGGTAGTTGCAGGAAATCTGAACGACATCAATTCACTTGACCAGGCCACGACCGAC includes these proteins:
- a CDS encoding YybH family protein; this translates as MKNLLVNTFFFAALVLSAQNLQAQAPKMENAEMVKAYLKTIYTAYEKGNIEEMFSYYTQDAAEIGPDGSLTSGLAALKASWASFEKMMDAKPKFTYNLTSSRMITPDVAIVTWDSEADIKIGGQQVGGKATAVAVLVKKGTRWMIEFDGMTPVIPMPEMATTGNK